From Nocardioides faecalis:
CGGGCCAGCCGGCTGATGATCGCGACCTCGCTGAGCAGGTGCGGCGAGGCAGGCTCGAGCTTGCCGCGCGAGGCGTGCACCTGGCTCATCGAGTCCTCGACGGTGACGACCTGCACGCCGCCGGCCTGGCGGTCCACCTCGCTGCGGCTCAGCGTGGGCAGGATCAGCGCGGTCTCCCCGCACACGGTGTGCGAGCGGTTGAGCTTGGTGGAGACCTGCACGGTCAGCCGGCAGCTGCGCAGCGCCTCCTCGGTGACGTCGCTGTCGGACATGGCGCGCACGAAGTTGCCGCCGACGCCGACGAAGACCTTCGCCCGGCCCTCACGCATGGCCCGCACCCCGGCGACCGAGTCGACGCCGTGCTCACGCGGCGGCTCGAAGCCGAACTCGGCGCCCAGCGCGTCGAGGAACGCGTCCGGCGGGCGCTCCCAGATGCCCATCGTGCGGTCGCCCTGGACGTTGCTGTGTCCGCGCACCGGGCACACACCGGCACCGGGGCGGCCGATGTTGCCGCGCAGCAGCAGGAAGTTCGCGATCTCGCGGATCGTCGGCACGCCGTGCTTGTGCTGGGTGAGCCCCATCGCCCAGCACACGATGACGCTGCGCGCCTCGAGCACCATCGCCAGGGTCTGCTCGATCTCCTCGCGCGCCAACCCGGTGGCCGCGAGCACCTCGTCCCAGGTCAGGCCGGCCAGGTGCGCGCGCAGCTCGTCGAGGCCGATGGCGTGCTGGTCGAGGAAGTCGTGGTCCAGCACCGTGCCCGGCGCGGCGTCCTCCGCCTCGAGCAGCAGCCGGTTGAGGAGCTGGAACAGCGCCAGGTCGCCACCGGGACGGATCTGCAGGAACTGGTCGGCGATCTTGGTGCCGCGCCCGACGATGCCGCGCGGGCGCTGCGGGTTCTTGAACCGGATCAACCCGGCCTCGGGCAGCGGGTTGACCGCGATGATCTTGCCGCCGTTGCGCTTGGTCTCCTCCAGCGCCGAGAGCATCCGCGGGTGGTTCGTGCCCGGGTTCTGGCCCACCACGAAGATCAGGTCGGCGGCGTGGATGTCGTCCAGGGAGACCGTGCCCTTGCCGGTGCCGAGCGTCGCGCCGAGGGCGTCGCCGCTCGACTCGTGGCACATGTTCGAGCAGTCCGGCAGGTTGTTGGTGCCGTAGGCGCGGACGAAGAGCTGAAGCAAGAACGCGGCCTCGTTGCTGACCCGACCGGAGGTGTAGAACATCGCCTCGTCGGGTGAGTCCAGGCCGCGCAGCTCGGCGGCGACGAGGCCCAGCGCCTCGTCCCAGCCGACCGGCTCGTAGTGGGTCGCGCCGGCACGCTTGAGCATCGGCTCAGTGAGCCGTCCCTGCTGGTTGAGCCACATGTCGGAATGCGCGTCGAGGTCGGCCACCGAGTGCTCGGCGAAGAACTCGGCGGTGATGCGCCGCGAGGTCGCCTCGTCGTTGACGTGCTTGGCGCCGTTCTCGCAGTACTCGTTGGTGTGCCGCTTCTTGTTCTCCGGCCAGGCGCAGCCCGGGCAGTCGATGCCCCCGGCCTGGTTGAGGTTGAGCAGCGTCAGCGCCGTACGACGGGGCGAGGTCTGCGACAGCGAGTAGCCCAGCGCGTGCTGCACCCCCGGAAGTCCGGCGGCCCACGTCTTGGGCTCGGTCACGCGCAGGTCGTCCGCGGGGTCCTCGATCGGCTTCATCGCCGCGCTCCTCTCGCCGGGCCGGCGTCGCGACGCGGTCCGCGTCACTCGTGCCGGCTAGGTCGTCCAGTCTCCCCCGGGGCGCCAACGCGCACCGAGCACGGGGGCAGCGCCCGGGAACAGCGGGCAGTAAGGCTCGCCTTACGTGCATATCTCACACACGGTCGCCGTCCGCGCGCCCGCGAGGCAGGAGTAGCGTGGCCCCCTGTGGCAACGACGACGCGACCTGAACTGGTGAAGGGCTCCCGCGGAGCTCGCTCAACCATCGCCCTGAAACTCCTGATGGCCGTCAGCGGCCTGCTGTTCATCGCCTTCACGCTGGCGCACATGTACGGCAACCTCATGACCTTCGGCGGGGAGCGGGTGTTCAACGACTACGCGCACCACCTGCGCGAGTTCGGGGAGCCGATGCTGCCGAAGGAGGGCTTCCTGTGGATCCTGCGCGTCGGCCTGATCCTGGCGCTGATCGCCCACGTCGCCTCCGCCGCGATCCTCTCCGCGCGGGCCTCGAAGGCGCGCCCGGTGAAGTACGCGGTGAAGAAGAACCGCGGCTCCTCGCTCTCCTCGCGCACCATGCGCTGGGGCGGGGTGGCCCTGCTGGTCTTCATCGTGTGGCACCTCCTCAACTTCACCATCGTCAAGATCAACCCGAGCAACGGTGAGACCGGTGGCGACAACCCCTACGAGCTGCTCGTGCAGACGTTCGACCTGTGGTGGATGACGGTGATCTACCTGATCGCGATGGTCGCGCTCGGGATGCACCTGCACCACGGCACGTTCAGCGCGATGCAGACGCTCGGCTTCACCAACACCGCGGCGTCCCGGGCTCGTGCGCGAGCAGCCGGCTGGGTGGTCGCGATCGTGATCGCCGGCGGCTTCTCGCTGGTCCCGCTGTCCGTCCTCGTCGGCATCATCGAGAAGTAAGGAACCACCGCGCAATGGCTGGCAGCACCCTGCACGACGGCACCACTCCGCTCAACGCGGCGCCCGTCCAGAAGTCCGACGACGCCAAGGGCTACTACGTCCCCGGCGAGCCCCTGGTGGACCCGGTCGCCCCGACCGGTCCGATCAAGGACCGCTGGACCACCCGCAAGTTCGAGAACCGCCTGGTCAACCCGGCCAACCGGCGCAAGCTCGACATCATCATCGTCGGCACCGGCCTGGCCGGCGGCGCCGCCGCCGCCACGCTCGGCGAGGCCGGCTACAACGTGAAGTCCTTCTGCTACCAGGACTCCCCGCGCCGGGCGCACTCGATCGCCGCCCAGGGCGGCATCAACGCGGCGAAGAACTACAAGGAGGACGGCGACTCCACGTTCCGTCTCTTCTACGACACCGTCAAGGGTGGCGACTACCGCAGCCGCGAGAACAACGTCTACCGCCTCGCCGAGGTCAGCGCGAACATCATCGACCAGTGCGTCGCGCAGGGCGTCCCGTTCGCCCGCGAGTACGGCGGCCTGCTCGACAACCGCTCCTTCGGCGGCGTGCAGGTCTCCCGCACCTTCTACGCCCGCGGCCAGACGGGTCAGCAGCTGCTGATCGGCGCCTACCAGGCGATGGAGCGCCAGGTCGCGGCCGGCACGGTCAAGCAGTACACCCGCCACGAGATGCTCGAGGTGATCATCGTCGACGGGAAGGCCCGCGGGATCATCGCCCGCGACATGGTCACCGGCGAGATCGAGACCCACCTCGCCGACGTCGTGGTCCTGGCCACCGGCGGCTACGGCAACGTGTTCTTCCTCTCGACCAACGCGATGGGCTCGAACGTCACCGCCGCCTGGCGCGCGCACCGCAAGGGCGCCTACATGGCCAACCCCTGCTACACGCAGATCCACCCGACCTGCATCCCGGTCTCCGGCGACCACCAGTCGAAGCTGACCCTGATGAGCGAGTCGCTGCGCAACGACGGCCGGATCTGGGTCCCGAAGAACCCCGAGGACGCCACCAAGGACCCGCGCGACATCCCCGAGGAGGACCGCGACTACTACCTGGAGCGGATCTACCCCGCCTTCGGCAACCTGGTCCCCCGCGACATCGCCTCGCGTGCCGCGAAGTACCAGTGCGACGACGGTCGCGGTGTCGGCCCGGCCGTGCGCGAGATCGACGCCGACGGCAACGAGCGGATGGTGCGTCGCGGCGTCTACCTCGACTTCGCTGACGCGATCAACCGCCTCGGCGAGGACGCGGTGCGCGAGAAGTACGACAACCTCTTCGACATGTACGAGCGGATCACCGGGGAGAACCCCTACGAGGTCCCGATGCGGATCTACCCGGCCGTGCACTACGTGATGGGCGGCCTGTGGGTGGACTACCACCTGCAGACCAACATCCCCGGCCTGTTCTGCACCGGTGAGGCCAACTTCTCCGACCACGGCGCCAACCGTCTCGGCGCCTCCGCGCTGATGCAGGGCCTGGCCGACGGCTACTTCGTGCTGCCGAACACCATCCGCGAGTACCTCGCCGACGGCCCCTTCCCGAAGGTGGACGAGTCGCACGAGGCCGTCGTGGAGGCCCAGCGCAGCGTGCAGGAGCGGATCGAGAAGTTCCTGTCGATCAACGGCACCCGCAGCGCGGACAGCTACCACAAGGAGCTGGGCGCGATCATGTGGGAGTACTGCGGCATGGAGCGCACCGAGGCCGGTCTGAAGAAGGCCATCGAGCTGATCCGCGAGCTCAAGGCGGACTTCTGGAAGAACCTCAAGGTGCTCGGCTCCGCCGACACCCTCAACCAGAGCCTGGAGAAGGCCGGCCGCGTCGCGGACTTCATCGAGCTCGGTGAGCTGATGTGCATCGACGCCCTCAACCGGCGTGAGTCCTGCGGCGGCCACTTCCGTGCCGAGTCGCAGACCGAGGACGGCGAGGCGCTGCGTCACGACGACGAGTTCGCCTACGTCGCGGCGTGGGAGTGGGGCGGCGACTCGCTCGAGGGCGGCAAGCCGGTGCTGCACAAGGAAGACCTGATCTACACCGCCATCGAGATGAAGCAGCGGAGCTACAAGTGAGCGAAGGCACCATGAACCTGACCCTGAAGATCTGGCGTCAGGCCGGCCCGCAGGACAAGGGCGGTCTGCACACCTACCAGGTCGCCGGCATCTCTTCGGACATGAGCTTCCTCGAGATGCTCGACGTCCTCAACGAGCAGCTGAACGAGAAGGGCGAGGAGCCCATCGCGTTCGACCACGACTGCCGTGAGGGCATCTGCGGCACCTGCTCGCTCATGATCAACGGCCAGGCG
This genomic window contains:
- a CDS encoding FdhF/YdeP family oxidoreductase, whose amino-acid sequence is MKPIEDPADDLRVTEPKTWAAGLPGVQHALGYSLSQTSPRRTALTLLNLNQAGGIDCPGCAWPENKKRHTNEYCENGAKHVNDEATSRRITAEFFAEHSVADLDAHSDMWLNQQGRLTEPMLKRAGATHYEPVGWDEALGLVAAELRGLDSPDEAMFYTSGRVSNEAAFLLQLFVRAYGTNNLPDCSNMCHESSGDALGATLGTGKGTVSLDDIHAADLIFVVGQNPGTNHPRMLSALEETKRNGGKIIAVNPLPEAGLIRFKNPQRPRGIVGRGTKIADQFLQIRPGGDLALFQLLNRLLLEAEDAAPGTVLDHDFLDQHAIGLDELRAHLAGLTWDEVLAATGLAREEIEQTLAMVLEARSVIVCWAMGLTQHKHGVPTIREIANFLLLRGNIGRPGAGVCPVRGHSNVQGDRTMGIWERPPDAFLDALGAEFGFEPPREHGVDSVAGVRAMREGRAKVFVGVGGNFVRAMSDSDVTEEALRSCRLTVQVSTKLNRSHTVCGETALILPTLSRSEVDRQAGGVQVVTVEDSMSQVHASRGKLEPASPHLLSEVAIISRLARRTLEPNPRIDWAGFEADYGRIRDHIARVVPGFDDFNAKIADGAGFRLPTPVADRVFRTPSGKAVLTCNELEWLRVPPGHLVLQTMRSHDQWNTVPYSGNDRYRGIHDARRVVMVNPEDLAELGLADRSLVDVVSVWTDGTERRAPGFRVVGYPAARGSAAAYYPEANVLVPLDSVADGSNTPTSKGVIVRLEPVPEPVPEPAGAVTDGTAVR
- a CDS encoding succinate dehydrogenase cytochrome b subunit, with the translated sequence MKGSRGARSTIALKLLMAVSGLLFIAFTLAHMYGNLMTFGGERVFNDYAHHLREFGEPMLPKEGFLWILRVGLILALIAHVASAAILSARASKARPVKYAVKKNRGSSLSSRTMRWGGVALLVFIVWHLLNFTIVKINPSNGETGGDNPYELLVQTFDLWWMTVIYLIAMVALGMHLHHGTFSAMQTLGFTNTAASRARARAAGWVVAIVIAGGFSLVPLSVLVGIIEK
- a CDS encoding fumarate reductase/succinate dehydrogenase flavoprotein subunit, which encodes MAGSTLHDGTTPLNAAPVQKSDDAKGYYVPGEPLVDPVAPTGPIKDRWTTRKFENRLVNPANRRKLDIIIVGTGLAGGAAAATLGEAGYNVKSFCYQDSPRRAHSIAAQGGINAAKNYKEDGDSTFRLFYDTVKGGDYRSRENNVYRLAEVSANIIDQCVAQGVPFAREYGGLLDNRSFGGVQVSRTFYARGQTGQQLLIGAYQAMERQVAAGTVKQYTRHEMLEVIIVDGKARGIIARDMVTGEIETHLADVVVLATGGYGNVFFLSTNAMGSNVTAAWRAHRKGAYMANPCYTQIHPTCIPVSGDHQSKLTLMSESLRNDGRIWVPKNPEDATKDPRDIPEEDRDYYLERIYPAFGNLVPRDIASRAAKYQCDDGRGVGPAVREIDADGNERMVRRGVYLDFADAINRLGEDAVREKYDNLFDMYERITGENPYEVPMRIYPAVHYVMGGLWVDYHLQTNIPGLFCTGEANFSDHGANRLGASALMQGLADGYFVLPNTIREYLADGPFPKVDESHEAVVEAQRSVQERIEKFLSINGTRSADSYHKELGAIMWEYCGMERTEAGLKKAIELIRELKADFWKNLKVLGSADTLNQSLEKAGRVADFIELGELMCIDALNRRESCGGHFRAESQTEDGEALRHDDEFAYVAAWEWGGDSLEGGKPVLHKEDLIYTAIEMKQRSYK